From the Silurus meridionalis isolate SWU-2019-XX chromosome 5, ASM1480568v1, whole genome shotgun sequence genome, one window contains:
- the rbmx gene encoding RNA-binding motif protein, X chromosome isoform X2 has protein sequence MAEADRPGKLFIGGLNTETTEKALESYFSKFGRISEVLLMKDRETNKSRGFAFVTYENPGDAKDAVREMNGKALDGKPIKVEQATKPQFESAGRRGPLSMHPRRGSPRGPRGSRGGPGGMRGPPSREPFFKGMSSRGPPQKRGPPMRNGGPPPKRPAPSGPMGRPPMSRDRDPYGPPPPRRDSVMSRRDDYPSPRDDHYSVKDSYSSRDYMSSRDSRDYGPPPRDYSYRDYPSQSSSRDDYIPVSRNYSDRDSYGGSREPRGYMERTSGGSYRETYDGYG, from the exons ATGGCAGAGGCAGACAGACCTGGAAAGCTCTTCATCGGTGGATTGAATACTGAGACTACAGAGAAAGCTCTTGAAAGCTATTTCAGCAAATTCGGCCGGATATCTGAAG TTCTGTTGATGAAGGACCGCGAGACAAACAAGTCCAGAGGATTCGCGTTTGTGACTTATGAGAATCCCGGTGATGCGAAGGATGCGGTGAGGGAAATGAATGGAAAG GCCCTGGATGGCAAACCCATCAAAGTAGAACAGGCCACAAAACCCCAGTTTGAGTCAGCTGGCCGTCGAGGTCCTTTGTCGATGCATCCACGAAGGGGTTCCCCTCGAGGGCCACGTGGATCTAGAGGGGGTCCTGGGGGAATGCGGGGACCACCAAGCAGAG AACCATTTTTTAAAGGTATGTCGTCCAGAGGGCCCCCCCAAAAAAGAGGACCACCAATGCGCAATGGAGGGCCACCACCAAAGAGACCAGCACCATCTGGGCCAATGGGCAGAC ccCCAATGTCTAGGGATCGAGATCCTTATGGTCCCCCTCCTCCTCGTCGAGATTCAGTTATGTCAAGGAGGGATGACTATCCATCACCACGTGATGATCACTACAGTGTCAAAGACAG CTATTCTAGTCGAGACTACATGAGCTCAAGGGACAGCCGGGACTATGGCCCTCCACCACGTGATTATTCTTATCGTGACTATCCGTCCCAGTCCAGTTCCAGAGATGATTACATACCAGTGTCTCGAAACTATAG TGATCGTGACAGTTATGGGGGAAGTCGTGAACCTAGAGGCTATATGGAGAGAACAAGTGGAGGCTCCTACAGGGAAACCTATGATGGTTACG GATGA
- the rbmx gene encoding RNA-binding motif protein, X chromosome isoform X1 yields the protein MAEADRPGKLFIGGLNTETTEKALESYFSKFGRISEVLLMKDRETNKSRGFAFVTYENPGDAKDAVREMNGKALDGKPIKVEQATKPQFESAGRRGPLSMHPRRGSPRGPRGSRGGPGGMRGPPSREPFFKGMSSRGPPQKRGPPMRNGGPPPKRPAPSGPMGRPPMSRDRDPYGPPPPRRDSVMSRRDDYPSPRDDHYSVKDSYSSRDYMSSRDSRDYGPPPRDYSYRDYPSQSSSRDDYIPVSRNYSDRDSYGGSREPRGYMERTSGGSYRETYDGYGNSRSAPPSRGPPPSYGGSGGGSRYDDYGSSSRDGYGSRDSYASGRSESYSASRAERPARQDLERGYPPRQYSSSSRGAPRGRGANRADRGINRSRY from the exons ATGGCAGAGGCAGACAGACCTGGAAAGCTCTTCATCGGTGGATTGAATACTGAGACTACAGAGAAAGCTCTTGAAAGCTATTTCAGCAAATTCGGCCGGATATCTGAAG TTCTGTTGATGAAGGACCGCGAGACAAACAAGTCCAGAGGATTCGCGTTTGTGACTTATGAGAATCCCGGTGATGCGAAGGATGCGGTGAGGGAAATGAATGGAAAG GCCCTGGATGGCAAACCCATCAAAGTAGAACAGGCCACAAAACCCCAGTTTGAGTCAGCTGGCCGTCGAGGTCCTTTGTCGATGCATCCACGAAGGGGTTCCCCTCGAGGGCCACGTGGATCTAGAGGGGGTCCTGGGGGAATGCGGGGACCACCAAGCAGAG AACCATTTTTTAAAGGTATGTCGTCCAGAGGGCCCCCCCAAAAAAGAGGACCACCAATGCGCAATGGAGGGCCACCACCAAAGAGACCAGCACCATCTGGGCCAATGGGCAGAC ccCCAATGTCTAGGGATCGAGATCCTTATGGTCCCCCTCCTCCTCGTCGAGATTCAGTTATGTCAAGGAGGGATGACTATCCATCACCACGTGATGATCACTACAGTGTCAAAGACAG CTATTCTAGTCGAGACTACATGAGCTCAAGGGACAGCCGGGACTATGGCCCTCCACCACGTGATTATTCTTATCGTGACTATCCGTCCCAGTCCAGTTCCAGAGATGATTACATACCAGTGTCTCGAAACTATAG TGATCGTGACAGTTATGGGGGAAGTCGTGAACCTAGAGGCTATATGGAGAGAACAAGTGGAGGCTCCTACAGGGAAACCTATGATGGTTACG GTAACTCACGCAGTGCCCCACCCTCAAGGGGCCCCCCTCCATCCTACGGTGGGAGTGGTGGAGGCAGTCGCTATGACGACTATGGCAGCAGTTCCAGGGATGGCTATGGCAGTCGCGACAGTTACGCCAGCGGTCGGAGTGAGTCGTACTCTGCTAGCCGTGCCGAGCGCCCGGCCAGGCAAGACCTCGAGAGAGGCTACCCTCCTCGCCAATACAGCAGCTCAAGCCGAGGCGCACCTCGGGGTCGTGGAGCTAATCGAGCAGATAGAGGAATTAACCGAAGTCGGTACTGA